GGAACTGGGCACGAGATCGCGATAGGCATGCCAACTGGCGTGCCCCACGAGCGGGATGGCGATGAAGAGGCCCAGGTAGAAGGTCGCCAGCCCGGCGCCGACGATCAGCACGATCAACCCCGCCCAGAGCAGCATGGGGCCGGGATTTTGCGTCACGGCGCGCACACTGGTGCGCATGGCGGTCAGGGCGTCGACGTGTCGATCCGTGAGCAAGGGCACGGTGATGGCCATGATCCCGAAGACGACGGCTGCAAACCCGGCGCCGACGAGCGTGATCGCGATCAGGAGCAGCAGGTGTTCCCCCGAGAAGAAGAGCACCGGCAGGAAGTTGTCGAGGGTCGGAAAGGGGGCGTCGAACAACAGCGCGACCAGCACCAGCGAGACCACCAGCCAGGCTTGCAGGGTCACGAACAGAAAGGCCGAGACCATGCCCAACTGACCCTGGTTGCGCTTGAAGGCCTCCAGCGCCTG
The sequence above is drawn from the Allochromatium vinosum DSM 180 genome and encodes:
- a CDS encoding DUF2189 domain-containing protein, translated to MPHVMTADHFDGQAGLRVSTIDFSHPWEWLRKGWADVRAAPGYSLTYGTGIVLISLLITTLMILGELTFLVPFLIAGFFLMAPMLSIGLYQMSAHLERGESLESCQALEAFKRNQGQLGMVSAFLFVTLQAWLVVSLVLVALLFDAPFPTLDNFLPVLFFSGEHLLLLIAITLVGAGFAAVVFGIMAITVPLLTDRHVDALTAMRTSVRAVTQNPGPMLLWAGLIVLIVGAGLATFYLGLFIAIPLVGHASWHAYRDLVPSS